The segment ACACGGTGGCGCTGCTGGCCACGGAGCTGCTCGGAAACGCGCTGACGCACGCCGACGTGGGCGGTGAGCCGTTCCCGGTCCGGCTGGACGTGTACTGGAACGCGTGCGGTCTGACGATCGTGGTGACCGACCCGGACCCGCGGCTGCCGGTCGTCACGAACGCCGACGACGACGCGGAGCACGGTCGGGGCCTCGAGCTGGTGCAGGCGCTGGCCACCCGCTGGGGCGCCTGCCAGGTCGCGGACGGCAAGACCGTGTGGTGTCACATCGCCTGAGCGGCGATGGACCGCCGGACCCGGCCCGCCCATCGACATGCACGTCTCTGTGCCCTGAGTGGTGACCCGGGGCCCGTTCCGGAGCGGCCCGACCCACCGACGCTACATCCCGTGAGCGGCTCTGCCCACGGCGCGGCTGATGCGATCACGGACCACCTCGGTGGAGACGTAGGAGAGCGCCTCTACCAGCGAGTCAGCGACGGCGGTGAACTGGCCCTCCTGCTGGCCCAGATGGGCGTCGAGGAAGGGGACCACAGACCCTGTGGCGGCACGGCGGGCCTGCCGTGCGTACAGCACGGTGAGGGAGAAGGCCCAGCAGGCGTGCAGGAAGCCGTAGACGGGGCGCTGGGTGCCTCGCCAGGGGGAGAAGAAGGTGACGTCGGCGGGGAGGTGCACGTCGTGCGCGGCCAGGGCGTCGTTGAGCCAGTTGTGGGCGGCCTCGTGGATCAGGTCGCGGGCCAGGATCTCGGGGTGGGCGGTGTAGTCGGTGAAGACGGTGCCGGGGAGGCGGGTGAGGGCCCAGCTGTGGAGGGTCTCGTCGAGTCGGCGGCGGTTGAGCAGGCAGATGACGGGGGCGTGCTGGGTGAGCAGGGTGCCGAAGCCGTGCTCGGTCGCGGAGGCGAGGGCGGCACGAACGAGGTCACGGGCCTCGGGTGAGGCCGGGCTGGTGTCGGGGCCTACGAGGTAGTACGCGGTTTCGGAGATCTCTGAGCGGAGCAGTTCCCCCGGGCGCGGGCTGAGCACGATGTGCGGGCCGGCCGACAGGTGGGTCAGGTCTCGCACCGTCGCATTGCGGTACCAGTCGAGGCGGTCCGCGTCCCGGGCGCGTGCGGAGTGTTCGGCGCCTTCGAGCAGGTGGTGGGCC is part of the Streptomyces sp. NBC_00250 genome and harbors:
- a CDS encoding ATP-binding protein, with product MRRRLIETLKVRGCAEPMVDTVALLATELLGNALTHADVGGEPFPVRLDVYWNACGLTIVVTDPDPRLPVVTNADDDAEHGRGLELVQALATRWGACQVADGKTVWCHIA
- a CDS encoding aKG-HExxH-type peptide beta-hydroxylase, whose protein sequence is MSTLSPEVLVALDGIADHQRLRTSRVASVLGNRLGSSALDYAVAHHLLEGAEHSARARDADRLDWYRNATVRDLTHLSAGPHIVLSPRPGELLRSEISETAYYLVGPDTSPASPEARDLVRAALASATEHGFGTLLTQHAPVICLLNRRRLDETLHSWALTRLPGTVFTDYTAHPEILARDLIHEAAHNWLNDALAAHDVHLPADVTFFSPWRGTQRPVYGFLHACWAFSLTVLYARQARRAATGSVVPFLDAHLGQQEGQFTAVADSLVEALSYVSTEVVRDRISRAVGRAAHGM